The following coding sequences lie in one Oryctolagus cuniculus chromosome 7, mOryCun1.1, whole genome shotgun sequence genomic window:
- the LOC100349163 gene encoding proproteinase E, translated as MLRLLSALLLVALASGSGQPSPPSSRVVNGEDAVPYSWPWQVSLQYERDGSFHHTCGGSLISPDWVLTAGHCISSSRTYQVVLGEYDRAVTEGPEQVIPINAGDLFVHPKWNSYCVACGNDVALIKLSRSVELTPEVQVAQLPPAGDILPNEAPCYISGWGRLSTGGPLPDKLQEALLPVVDYAHCSRWDWWGFTVKETMVCAGGDIVSGCNGDSGGPLNCPAADGSWQVHGVASFVSSLGCNALKKPTVFTRVSAFIDWIQETIANN; from the exons ATGCTCCGGCTGCTGAGCGCCCTCCTGCTGGTGGCCCTTG cctCGGGCTCTGGCCAACCTTCCCCCCCCTCTAGCCGCGTGGTCAACGGTGAGGACGCAGTCCCCTACAGCTGGCCCTGGCAG GTCTCCCTGCAGTATGAGAGGGATGGGTCCTTCCACCACACGTGCGGCGGGAGCCTCATCAGCCCTGACTGGGTCCTGACTGCCGGCCACTGCATCTC GAGCTCCCGGACATACCAGGTGGTGTTGGGCGAGTACGACCGGGCAGTCACAGAGGGACCCGAGCAGGTGATCCCCATCAATGCTGGGGACCTCTTCGTGCACCCAAAATGGAACTCCTATTGTGTGGCCTGCGG CAATGATGTCGCCCTCATCAAGCTGTCGCGCAGCGTGGAGCTGACCCCTGAAGTCCAGGTGGCCCAGCTCCCTCCCGCGGGGGACATCCTGCCCAACGAAGCACCCTGCTACATTAGCGGCTGGGGCCGTCTCTCCA CTGGCGGGCCACTCCCAGACAAGCTCCAGGAAGCGCTGCTGCCCGTGGTGGACTACGCACACTGCTCCCGCTGGGACTGGTGGGGCTTCACCGTGAAGGAGACCATGGTGTGCGCCGGCGGGGACATCGTCTCTGGCTGCAAC GGTGACTCCGGGGGACCCCTCAACTGCCCCGCAGCAGATGGCTCCTGGCAGGTGCACGGCGTGGCCAGCTTCGTCTCCTCCCTCGGTTGCAACGCCCTCAAGAAGCCCACGGTGTTCACCCGAGTGTCGGCCTTCATTGACTGGATCCAGGAG accatcGCAAACAACTAG